In Desulfomonile tiedjei DSM 6799, a genomic segment contains:
- a CDS encoding methyltransferase family protein: protein MSSDISPLEIVIRSIIGLGIFCALIFGGAGTFAWPEGWLYIVVQAGSWTYMVLWLEKYNPELLKERAELWKRVTKPWDKVIVILLMVGFIPLIGLPGIDVIRYRWSKIPLVFEILGFVGILVSSGLMFWVLKINPYSSAAVEIQRDRGHKTITTGPYKYVRHPMYVGAILNMISIPLALGSLIAFIPAILMTVVIVVRTYLEDKTLHHELDGYAEYADTVKYRLVPGVW, encoded by the coding sequence ATGTCTTCTGATATTTCTCCATTAGAGATCGTCATCCGGTCCATAATCGGCTTGGGTATTTTCTGCGCTTTGATTTTCGGAGGAGCCGGGACTTTTGCCTGGCCTGAAGGTTGGCTCTACATCGTAGTGCAAGCCGGTTCGTGGACGTACATGGTCCTGTGGCTCGAGAAATACAATCCCGAACTCTTGAAGGAACGGGCTGAATTGTGGAAACGAGTGACCAAGCCCTGGGACAAAGTTATCGTGATTCTCCTGATGGTCGGTTTTATACCGCTGATAGGGCTCCCCGGAATTGACGTTATCAGATACCGGTGGTCGAAAATTCCGCTTGTCTTTGAGATACTAGGATTTGTCGGAATTCTCGTCTCTTCCGGATTAATGTTTTGGGTTCTGAAAATCAACCCCTACTCCTCGGCAGCCGTTGAAATCCAAAGAGATCGGGGCCACAAGACTATCACTACAGGCCCTTACAAATATGTTCGGCATCCGATGTACGTGGGAGCTATACTGAACATGATCTCCATTCCTTTGGCTTTGGGCTCTCTGATTGCGTTTATCCCTGCTATTCTCATGACGGTCGTAATTGTGGTGCGGACCTACCTTGAAGATAAGACTTTGCACCATGAGTTGGACGGGTACGCAGAGTATGCTGACACGGTAAAATACCGGCTCGTTCCTGGAGTGTGGTAG